One segment of Gopherus evgoodei ecotype Sinaloan lineage chromosome 20, rGopEvg1_v1.p, whole genome shotgun sequence DNA contains the following:
- the LOC115637722 gene encoding fatty acid-binding protein, liver-like has protein sequence MAFNGTWQVYSQENYEEFLKALALADDLIKVAKDIKPVIEIQQNGNNFVVTSKTPKQSLTNSFTLGKEADITTMDGKKIKCTVNMIGGKLVCKSETFSHEQEIKGNEMVETLTVGSATLIRKSKKV, from the exons ATGGCATTCAATGGAACGTGGCAGGTCTATTCTCAAGAGAACTATGAAGAATTTCTGAAAGCCCTTG CATTGGCAGATGACCTCATCAAAGTTGCCAAAGACATTAAGCCTGTTATTGAAATACaacaaaatggaaacaactttgTTGTGACATCAAAAACACCTAAGCAGTCTCTAACAAATTCATTTACTCTGGGGAAAGAGGCTGACATCACTACTATGGATGGCAAAAAAATAAAG TGCACAGTTAACATGATAGGTGGGAAGCTTGTGTGCAAATCAGAAACATTCTCCCATGAACAGGAAATTAAAGGAAATGAAATGGTGGAG ACACTGACTGTGGGTTCAGCAACACTCATCAGAAAAAGCAAGAAAGTATAA